One window from the genome of Nicotiana sylvestris chromosome 9, ASM39365v2, whole genome shotgun sequence encodes:
- the LOC104235854 gene encoding protein RETICULATA-RELATED 4, chloroplastic-like → MAAIATATATSYLNTCSFSHSQSSTFRFSSLTYQTNFPTFSLKFHSHPPRTSFPIFSNHGGNSNFGGGEGGGGGGGGKDDEDAGERNKNEAIMALAEAERSLDSLPKDLAAAIEAGKIPPAVVSRYLELEKSPFLRWLLGFGGFKERLLADDLFLTKVAIECGIGIFTKTAAELEKRRENFKNELDFVCADVVMAIVADFMLVWLPAPTVILRPSLAIGAGPLSRIFYNCPDNAFQVVLAGTSYTFLQRIGAIVRNGAKLFAVGSGASLIGTGVTNALINARKAIDKTFAGEAEDLPVLPTSAAYGVYMAVSSNLRYQILAGVIEQRILEPLLHKHKIILGALCFVFRTGNTFLGSLMWVDFARWIGIQRSREQKET, encoded by the exons ATGGCGGCCATCGCCACCGCCACGGCCACCTCCTACCTCAATACCTGCTCTTTCAGCCACTCTCAATCTTCAACTTTTCGCTTCTCATCCCTTACTTACCAAACCAACTTTCCTACTTTTTCTCTTAAATTCCATTCTCACCCTCCTCGTACTTCTTTCCCCATCTTCAGTAATCACGGCGGTAACAGTAATTTCGGCGGCGGAGAAGGAGGTGGTGGAGGTGGAGGAGGGAAGGATGATGAAGATGCAGGGGAGAGGAACAAGAACGAAGCAATAATGGCTTTGGCTGAAGCTGAAAGATCACTGGACAGCTTGCCTAAGGACTTGGCTGCTGCAATTGAGGCCGGGAAAATACCTCCGGCCGTCGTTAGCCGGTACTTGGAGCTCGAAAAATCACCTTTTCTCCGGTGGCTGCTTGGCTTTGGCGGGTTTAAAGAACGGCTGCTGGCTGATGATCTCTTCTTGACTAAAGTTGCTATTGAGTGTGGCATTGGCATCTTTACTAAG ACTGCTGCAGAGCTGGAAAAGCGGAGGGAGAATTTCAAAAACGAGCTGGACTTTGTCTGTGCTGATGTG GTAATGGCCATTGTTGCTGATTTCATGCTGGTCTGGCTCCCAGCTCCGACTGTTATTCTCCGTCCTTCTCTTGCAATTGGTGCTGGGCCTCTAAGTAGAATTTTCTACAACTGCCCCGACAACGCATTTCAG GTTGTGTTAGCTGGTACTTCCTATACATTTCTACAGAGAATAGGCGCTATAGTG AGAAATGGGGCCAAACTATTTGCAGTTGGTTCAGGCGCATCTCTG ATTGGTACAGGTGTAACAAACGCTTTAATCAACGCACGAAAGGCTATTGATAAAACCTTTGCTGGTGAAGCTGAGGATTTACCCGTTCTGCCGACCAGTGCTGCATATGGTGTTTACATGGCAGTCTCAAGCAACCTTAG GTACCAAATCCTTGCTGGAGTTATTGAACAACGAATATTGGAGCCATTGCTACACAAGCACAAGATCATACTTGGTGCACTATGCTTCGTTTTCCGAACTGGCAATACCTTTTTGGGATCATTAAT GTGGGTGGATTTTGCACGTTGGATTGGAATCCAAAGGTCACGAGAACAAAAAGAAACTTAG